A genome region from Geobacter pickeringii includes the following:
- a CDS encoding efflux RND transporter periplasmic adaptor subunit translates to MKLSAKVAVPVAVILLAAAGGGYYLWQHQKDGAAKGGKQGEKTAQGQVLYTCAMHPFIIKDKPGTCPICGMELIKKVEGAQANAKELEMLGHVSLSPTQQVMANVATVEAKTIPLTKEVNAVGIVQYDQSRQAKVTAWVAGRIDKLYVNTVGAYVSKGRPVAEVYSPDLVSAQQEYLLALRSRDRLKDSPIASISQGGEGLVASARQRLLLMGVKEHQIAGLEKAGQPNIRLPIYTPLSGVVIEKVAVEGQYVNTGDPLFNIADLSTVWVEVEVYENEFSFIKLGQRVEIISQSWPGKTFSGRVSFVYPFLDPKTRTVKVRVELPNPGLKLKPDMFVNASVKVPLGSAVTVPVAAVMDTGTRQVAWVEMKPGMFEPREVKVGARVGDMLQVLSGVKPGEKVAASGAYLIDSEAQLKGTGGGHAGHEGMPGMKPEEKGAAPAQGGHEGHGGAPAAPKKNGGMSMDDMKM, encoded by the coding sequence ATGAAATTGAGCGCGAAGGTTGCAGTTCCGGTGGCAGTCATTCTCCTGGCCGCGGCGGGCGGCGGGTACTACCTGTGGCAGCACCAGAAGGATGGGGCCGCAAAGGGGGGGAAACAGGGAGAAAAGACCGCCCAGGGGCAGGTTCTCTACACCTGCGCCATGCATCCCTTCATCATCAAGGACAAGCCCGGCACCTGCCCCATCTGCGGCATGGAGCTCATCAAGAAGGTGGAGGGGGCCCAAGCCAATGCCAAAGAGCTCGAGATGCTCGGCCACGTCTCCCTCTCCCCCACCCAGCAGGTGATGGCCAACGTCGCCACCGTGGAGGCGAAGACGATCCCCCTCACCAAGGAGGTGAATGCCGTCGGCATCGTGCAGTACGACCAGTCCCGCCAGGCGAAGGTCACCGCGTGGGTGGCGGGGCGCATCGACAAGCTCTACGTGAATACCGTCGGCGCCTACGTCTCCAAGGGGAGACCGGTGGCCGAGGTCTATTCCCCCGATCTCGTCTCGGCCCAGCAGGAATACCTCCTGGCGCTCCGCAGCCGCGACCGGCTCAAGGATTCCCCCATCGCCTCCATCTCCCAGGGGGGGGAGGGGCTGGTGGCGTCGGCCCGGCAGCGGCTCCTCCTCATGGGGGTCAAGGAACACCAGATCGCCGGTCTGGAGAAGGCCGGCCAGCCCAACATCCGGCTGCCGATTTACACCCCCCTCTCCGGCGTGGTGATCGAAAAGGTCGCCGTGGAAGGGCAGTACGTGAACACGGGGGACCCCCTCTTCAACATCGCCGACCTCTCCACCGTCTGGGTGGAGGTGGAGGTCTACGAGAACGAGTTCTCCTTCATCAAGCTCGGCCAGCGGGTGGAGATCATCTCCCAGTCGTGGCCCGGCAAGACCTTCTCCGGCCGGGTGTCGTTCGTCTACCCGTTCCTCGACCCCAAGACCCGGACGGTCAAGGTGCGGGTCGAGCTTCCCAACCCCGGCCTGAAGCTCAAGCCGGACATGTTTGTGAACGCCTCGGTCAAGGTGCCGCTCGGCAGCGCCGTCACCGTTCCGGTGGCGGCGGTGATGGATACCGGGACGCGGCAGGTGGCCTGGGTGGAGATGAAGCCGGGGATGTTCGAGCCCCGGGAGGTGAAGGTCGGCGCCCGGGTAGGGGATATGCTCCAGGTCCTCTCCGGGGTGAAGCCGGGCGAGAAGGTGGCGGCGAGCGGCGCGTACCTGATCGATTCCGAAGCACAACTCAAGGGGACCGGCGGCGGCCATGCCGGGCATGAAGGGATGCCGGGGATGAAGCCGGAAGAAAAAGGGGCTGCTCCGGCGCAGGGGGGACACGAAGGGCATGGAGGAGCCCCCGCAGCTCCGAAGAAAAACGGCGGGATGAGCATGGATGACATGAAAATGTAA
- a CDS encoding TolC family protein translates to MKSRFTAGLMLLVALAVPYRAPAGETKPSEDLPKLVETALANNPELKASQARWEMFRNRVAQAGALDDPMLMLKMQNFLVRDPFNSRRDPMSQRVIGISQQLPFWGKRDLKAEVAAKEAESLRWQVEERKLELARMVKETYYQLFMTDKEREIVGKNIRIMDDFIALAETKYSVGQGAQQDVFKAQAERSKMFSMQITLEQRRKSLQATLNTLLFRPAETPVGPVADFELKPFAWSPEQLRAMAGENRPMFKSLHAQIEKGEAGHRLAEKEFYPDVNLSLEYMQRDPTSEMEVGYDMYSVGLTFNLPIQRERRHAMVRDSSAEIAMATAELNTLQNSINFGIADNLAQLEQREKLAKLYKSGIIPQAEQSLESATIGYRVNKVDFLTLLDNRLTLFNLERDYYESLTEYQMRLAQLEALVGKDLQQ, encoded by the coding sequence ATGAAATCACGATTCACCGCCGGTCTCATGCTTCTCGTCGCGCTGGCTGTTCCGTACCGGGCGCCGGCCGGGGAGACGAAACCGTCCGAAGATCTGCCGAAACTCGTCGAGACCGCCCTCGCCAACAACCCCGAGCTGAAGGCGTCCCAAGCCCGCTGGGAGATGTTCCGCAACCGCGTGGCCCAGGCGGGCGCCCTCGATGACCCGATGCTCATGCTCAAGATGCAGAACTTTCTGGTGCGCGATCCCTTCAACTCGCGGCGCGATCCCATGAGCCAGCGGGTGATCGGCATCTCGCAGCAGCTCCCGTTCTGGGGAAAGCGTGACCTGAAGGCCGAGGTGGCAGCCAAGGAGGCCGAGTCCCTCAGGTGGCAGGTGGAGGAGCGGAAGCTGGAGCTGGCCCGGATGGTGAAGGAGACGTACTACCAGCTCTTCATGACCGACAAGGAGCGGGAGATCGTCGGGAAGAACATCCGGATCATGGACGACTTCATCGCCCTGGCCGAGACGAAATACTCGGTGGGGCAGGGGGCCCAGCAGGATGTCTTCAAGGCCCAGGCGGAGCGCTCGAAGATGTTCAGCATGCAGATCACCCTGGAGCAGCGGCGCAAGAGCCTCCAGGCGACCCTGAACACGCTGCTCTTCCGTCCTGCCGAGACGCCGGTGGGACCGGTCGCCGACTTCGAACTGAAGCCGTTCGCCTGGTCTCCCGAGCAGCTCCGGGCCATGGCGGGGGAGAACCGGCCGATGTTCAAGAGCCTGCACGCCCAGATCGAGAAGGGGGAGGCGGGGCACCGCTTGGCGGAGAAGGAGTTCTACCCCGACGTGAATCTCTCTCTTGAGTACATGCAGCGGGACCCCACCAGTGAAATGGAAGTCGGGTACGATATGTACAGCGTGGGGCTCACCTTCAATCTCCCGATCCAGCGGGAACGGCGCCATGCCATGGTGCGGGACTCCTCGGCCGAGATCGCCATGGCGACGGCGGAACTGAACACGCTGCAGAACAGCATCAACTTTGGAATTGCCGACAACCTGGCTCAACTGGAGCAGCGGGAGAAGCTCGCCAAACTCTACAAGAGCGGGATCATCCCCCAGGCGGAGCAGTCGCTGGAGTCGGCCACCATCGGCTATCGGGTGAACAAGGTCGACTTCCTCACGCTGCTTGACAACCGGCTGACCCTCTTCAACCTGGAGCGCGACTATTACGAGTCCCTAACCGAGTACCAGATGCGCCTCGCCCAGCTCGAGGCCCTGGTGGGCAAGGATCTGCAGCAGTAG
- a CDS encoding acetyl-CoA hydrolase/transferase family protein, translated as MNVVTLTKQNFQQEYQQKLCTAAEAASIVRSGDHLCFPLGVGEPTLFVRALAARKRGLEGVVVNQQHHLCPDYFTEDSVPHIKVNAWFTSHVSREAVQKGWADFVPNHFSEVPKLLSAYWPVDMAGTVVSPMDEYGYFTCSLSVGYTMEAVRKAVQTGGKVVVQVNPQCPRTHGNCHIHISEVTHIIECDEPLKELDIPPISPVEEAIGGYIAEMIDDGSTVQMGWGGIPNAVCQALLKKKDLGIHTELISNGIVDLMLAGAVNNSRKTIHRGKTVGTFALGTQKVFGFMNENPTIEMHPVDYVNDPYVIGQIDNMVAINATIQVDLLGQCCSESFGHLQWSGTGGQADFARGANRSRGGKAFICTSATAKNGTLSCIVPSLTPASSVTTSKNDVDHVVTEFGVAKLRGQTAKQRAMNLINVAHPDFRGELMEAARRMNRI; from the coding sequence GTGAACGTTGTCACACTTACCAAACAGAATTTCCAGCAGGAGTACCAGCAGAAACTCTGCACAGCGGCAGAAGCGGCATCAATCGTCAGGTCCGGTGACCACCTCTGCTTTCCTCTCGGCGTAGGCGAACCGACCCTCTTCGTCAGAGCGTTGGCGGCGCGCAAGCGGGGGCTGGAAGGGGTGGTCGTCAACCAGCAGCATCACCTCTGTCCCGATTATTTCACCGAGGATTCGGTTCCGCACATCAAGGTAAACGCCTGGTTCACCAGCCACGTCTCCCGTGAAGCGGTCCAGAAGGGGTGGGCCGACTTCGTACCGAACCACTTCAGTGAGGTCCCCAAACTGCTGAGCGCTTACTGGCCCGTCGACATGGCGGGAACCGTCGTTTCCCCCATGGATGAGTATGGCTACTTCACCTGCAGCCTCTCCGTGGGCTACACCATGGAAGCGGTGAGGAAAGCGGTACAGACCGGCGGGAAGGTGGTGGTGCAGGTGAACCCCCAGTGCCCCCGCACCCACGGCAACTGTCATATCCACATCTCGGAAGTTACCCATATCATCGAGTGCGACGAGCCGCTCAAGGAGCTTGATATCCCCCCCATATCACCGGTAGAAGAGGCCATCGGCGGCTACATTGCGGAAATGATCGATGACGGATCAACAGTCCAGATGGGGTGGGGCGGCATTCCCAACGCGGTCTGCCAGGCACTGCTCAAGAAGAAGGACCTCGGAATTCATACCGAGCTGATTTCCAACGGCATCGTCGATCTGATGCTCGCCGGCGCGGTAAACAACTCCCGCAAGACCATCCACCGCGGCAAGACCGTCGGGACCTTTGCCCTGGGAACGCAGAAAGTATTCGGGTTCATGAACGAGAACCCGACGATCGAGATGCATCCGGTGGACTACGTTAATGACCCGTACGTCATTGGCCAGATCGACAACATGGTCGCCATTAACGCCACCATTCAGGTGGATCTCCTGGGGCAGTGCTGCTCTGAATCCTTCGGGCACCTGCAGTGGAGCGGCACCGGCGGGCAGGCCGACTTTGCCCGGGGCGCCAACAGGTCCCGCGGCGGCAAGGCCTTCATCTGCACGTCGGCAACCGCGAAGAACGGAACGCTTTCGTGCATCGTGCCGAGCCTGACGCCGGCTTCTTCGGTCACCACCAGCAAGAACGACGTGGATCACGTGGTGACCGAGTTCGGGGTTGCCAAGCTCCGGGGCCAGACCGCCAAGCAGCGAGCCATGAATCTGATCAATGTGGCTCATCCCGACTTCCGGGGCGAGCTCATGGAGGCAGCCCGGAGAATGAACCGCATCTAG
- a CDS encoding sigma-54 interaction domain-containing protein encodes MKCADDCAMGGANEDKQGDPGSAGILRLDADLGIVSLDGTASRMIGIVPDNLLGRRVGELFDLANLGNLMRSGIGFSNQLIRVNARRMVCDYVPILEDDRLAGGVLSLLRVLPEDVTGSSDELGEILRSTNSFLNFDHDGIIVVDRKGIVVLVNQSFARLFDTTPQAMIGKHVHEAYSNNSQPSRMPMVMETGKPEIGIPHYLNGKQVYASIFPLLKEGRVIGCVGKILFSDIREITLIANRLQAAAGPRKQHRNVPGTEIHFKYDINSIVGQSRKIVELKEILLRVALKTSNILLRGESGTGKELFAHAIHSASTRRYAPFVSMNCAAIPEHLLESELFGYVEGAFTGAKRGGQLGRFEQAHTGTIFLDEIGDMPLYMQAKMLRLLQERELTPLGCSNSRSVDVRVVAATNSNLEQQVKEGRFREDLYYRLNVVTLAIPPLRERMEDIPFLVSSFIGKFNAEFGLDVQGLDDEAWDVVRRYDWPGNIRELRNVIESAFNVIIGPLIRREHLPEQLCRLFPREGMESSDVTARGAEEFIRANLGKKDIGQIVDDFEKLLIHEAIGFSHGNKVQAAQLLGISRQGLYKKLHKYAGEAGDEV; translated from the coding sequence ATGAAATGTGCCGATGATTGTGCAATGGGGGGGGCGAACGAAGACAAACAAGGGGATCCCGGCAGCGCGGGGATTCTCCGTTTGGACGCAGACCTCGGCATCGTTTCCCTCGACGGGACCGCTTCACGGATGATCGGCATTGTTCCGGACAACCTCCTGGGCAGGAGGGTCGGCGAGCTCTTCGATCTGGCGAATCTCGGCAACCTCATGCGAAGCGGTATCGGTTTCAGCAATCAGCTCATACGGGTGAACGCACGGCGCATGGTCTGCGATTACGTGCCGATTCTCGAAGATGACCGGCTTGCCGGAGGGGTGCTGTCACTCCTGCGAGTGCTCCCCGAAGATGTTACCGGCTCCAGCGACGAGCTGGGTGAAATTCTCCGTTCGACCAATTCCTTCCTGAATTTCGACCACGACGGCATTATCGTCGTCGACCGCAAGGGGATCGTGGTCCTGGTCAACCAGTCGTTCGCCAGGCTCTTCGATACGACCCCCCAGGCGATGATCGGCAAGCATGTCCACGAGGCCTATTCCAACAATTCCCAGCCCTCGCGCATGCCAATGGTCATGGAAACCGGCAAGCCGGAGATCGGCATCCCCCATTACCTGAACGGCAAACAGGTCTACGCCAGCATCTTTCCCCTCCTCAAGGAGGGGAGGGTCATCGGCTGCGTTGGAAAGATCCTCTTCAGCGACATACGGGAGATCACCCTCATTGCCAACCGCCTCCAGGCCGCGGCGGGCCCGCGGAAACAGCATCGAAACGTTCCGGGCACCGAGATCCATTTCAAGTACGACATCAACAGTATCGTCGGCCAGAGCAGAAAGATAGTGGAGTTGAAGGAGATCCTGCTGAGAGTCGCCCTCAAGACCTCCAACATCCTCCTGCGCGGGGAGAGCGGCACCGGCAAGGAGCTTTTCGCCCATGCCATCCACTCCGCCAGCACCCGGCGTTATGCCCCCTTCGTCAGCATGAACTGCGCCGCCATTCCTGAGCACCTTCTGGAGTCGGAGCTGTTCGGTTATGTGGAGGGGGCCTTCACCGGCGCCAAGAGGGGGGGGCAGCTCGGAAGGTTCGAGCAGGCCCATACCGGCACCATCTTCCTTGACGAGATCGGTGACATGCCCCTCTACATGCAGGCCAAGATGCTGCGGCTGCTGCAGGAGAGGGAGCTGACGCCGCTGGGGTGCTCAAACTCGCGGAGTGTTGATGTCCGGGTGGTGGCGGCCACCAACAGCAACCTGGAGCAGCAGGTCAAGGAAGGAAGATTCAGGGAAGATCTCTACTATCGGCTCAACGTGGTGACCCTCGCCATACCGCCGCTTCGCGAGCGGATGGAAGATATCCCATTCCTCGTCAGCAGTTTTATCGGCAAGTTCAATGCCGAATTCGGACTTGACGTGCAGGGGCTCGATGACGAGGCATGGGATGTGGTAAGACGCTATGACTGGCCCGGGAACATCCGTGAGCTTCGTAATGTGATAGAAAGCGCGTTCAACGTGATCATCGGACCGCTGATCAGGAGGGAGCATCTCCCCGAACAGCTTTGTCGCCTCTTTCCCCGTGAAGGAATGGAGTCCTCCGACGTTACTGCACGGGGAGCCGAGGAGTTCATCCGCGCCAACCTCGGCAAAAAGGACATCGGCCAGATTGTCGATGACTTTGAGAAACTGCTTATTCACGAGGCCATTGGGTTCAGCCACGGAAACAAGGTCCAGGCCGCCCAGCTGTTGGGGATCTCCCGGCAGGGGCTCTACAAGAAACTGCACAAGTATGCCGGCGAGGCCGGCGACGAAGTCTGA
- a CDS encoding amidohydrolase family protein: MVPEIIDVHLHCFVGQQHGEVVARDLALLRREGVARLTVAGMVTTDQDRDIIWNLVPDYVDNQGDPCFNEADDLLALAARSGEMLLPLVDTRYIRGDVATTLDGFVRQGFRGIKGIYLPDNENDLGVGNVPETLGISLEQYRRREWELFAYAEEHDLPLLYHMDARRYGDTMKALLDDFPRVRVNFPHLGIGRKAFCAFLDRYPNVFTDVANLLPHIRNNPASYRDFIMHYPDRVCFGSDAFLYQAGMVLDYISMVKELGLPEEIEAQVFCDNPVRFLGRALEGV; this comes from the coding sequence ATGGTGCCGGAGATCATCGATGTTCATCTGCATTGCTTTGTCGGGCAGCAGCACGGGGAGGTGGTTGCCCGGGATCTGGCGCTGTTGCGCCGGGAAGGTGTCGCCCGGCTGACAGTGGCCGGGATGGTGACCACGGATCAGGACCGGGATATCATCTGGAACCTGGTTCCCGATTATGTCGACAACCAGGGTGACCCCTGTTTCAACGAAGCGGATGACCTGCTGGCGCTGGCCGCCCGGTCTGGAGAGATGCTGCTGCCGCTTGTGGATACGCGCTATATCCGGGGCGATGTGGCAACAACCCTCGATGGCTTTGTCCGGCAGGGATTCCGGGGGATCAAGGGGATATATCTTCCCGACAACGAAAACGACCTCGGTGTCGGCAACGTCCCCGAGACCCTCGGCATCAGCCTCGAACAGTATCGCCGCCGGGAATGGGAGTTGTTCGCCTACGCCGAGGAGCATGACCTGCCGCTTCTCTATCACATGGACGCCCGGCGGTACGGCGACACGATGAAGGCTCTGCTGGACGATTTCCCGCGGGTACGGGTCAATTTCCCCCACCTGGGCATCGGACGCAAGGCTTTCTGTGCGTTTCTCGACCGCTATCCCAATGTCTTTACCGACGTTGCCAACCTCCTGCCTCACATACGGAACAATCCCGCAAGTTACCGCGACTTCATCATGCACTATCCCGACCGGGTCTGCTTCGGCTCCGATGCCTTTCTCTACCAGGCCGGAATGGTTCTCGACTACATCAGCATGGTGAAGGAGCTGGGATTGCCGGAAGAAATCGAGGCACAGGTTTTCTGCGACAACCCTGTGAGATTTCTCGGTCGCGCACTGGAGGGTGTATAA
- a CDS encoding thiolase family protein, whose product MREAVIVDAVRTPVGKFNGALKNVRSDDLAAHCISELVKRNNLDPNLVEDVVLGCTNQAGEDNRNVGRMAALLAGLPYSVAGQTINRLCASGLNAINSAAQAIKVGEGDVFIAGGTESMTRAPFVMAKADSAFSRDIKVFDTVIGWRFTNPKMTEPYAKEGMGETAENVAVRYGLTRQEQDEFALETQRKWAAADAAGKFNDEIVPVVIPQKKGDPIIVSRDEFPRGNDVTMEQLAKLPAAFRKEGTVTAGNSSGINDGAAALLLMEAETAKKLGYKPLVRVVASAVAGCDPSYMGLGPIPAVQKVLRRAGLKIEDIDLFELNEAFAAQSIPCIRELGIDPAKVNVNGGSIAIGHPLGSTGARITATLIHEMKRRGSRYGLVSLCIGVGQGIATIFERV is encoded by the coding sequence ATGCGTGAAGCAGTAATCGTCGATGCTGTACGGACGCCGGTGGGAAAATTCAACGGCGCCCTGAAAAATGTCCGCTCGGACGACCTGGCAGCCCACTGCATTTCCGAACTGGTGAAGCGTAACAACCTCGACCCGAACCTGGTTGAGGACGTGGTGCTCGGCTGCACCAACCAGGCGGGCGAGGACAACCGGAACGTGGGCCGGATGGCGGCGCTCCTGGCCGGTCTCCCCTATTCGGTTGCGGGGCAGACCATCAACCGTCTCTGCGCCTCGGGCCTGAACGCCATCAACAGTGCTGCCCAGGCGATCAAGGTGGGCGAGGGGGATGTGTTCATCGCCGGCGGCACCGAATCCATGACCCGCGCCCCCTTTGTCATGGCCAAGGCCGATTCGGCGTTCTCCCGCGACATCAAGGTGTTTGACACGGTCATTGGCTGGCGGTTCACCAACCCCAAGATGACCGAACCGTATGCCAAGGAAGGAATGGGCGAAACCGCCGAGAACGTGGCGGTGCGCTACGGCCTCACACGTCAGGAGCAGGACGAGTTTGCCCTTGAAACCCAGCGGAAATGGGCTGCCGCCGACGCTGCCGGGAAGTTCAATGACGAGATCGTTCCCGTCGTCATTCCCCAGAAGAAGGGTGACCCCATCATCGTCTCCAGGGATGAATTCCCCCGGGGCAACGACGTCACCATGGAGCAGCTGGCCAAGTTGCCGGCAGCCTTCAGAAAGGAGGGCACCGTCACCGCCGGCAACTCCAGCGGCATCAACGACGGCGCGGCAGCGCTCCTCCTGATGGAGGCCGAAACCGCCAAGAAGCTCGGTTACAAGCCGCTGGTGAGGGTTGTCGCCAGCGCGGTGGCCGGTTGTGATCCTTCGTACATGGGGCTCGGTCCCATCCCGGCAGTCCAGAAGGTGTTGCGGCGGGCCGGCCTGAAGATCGAGGATATCGACCTCTTCGAGCTGAACGAGGCCTTTGCCGCCCAGTCCATCCCCTGCATCCGCGAACTGGGGATCGACCCGGCCAAGGTGAACGTCAACGGCGGTTCCATCGCCATCGGCCACCCCCTCGGCTCCACCGGCGCCCGCATCACTGCGACGCTGATCCACGAGATGAAGCGCCGGGGCTCCCGCTACGGGCTTGTCTCCCTCTGTATCGGGGTCGGACAGGGAATCGCGACGATCTTCGAACGCGTATAG
- the fabG gene encoding 3-oxoacyl-[acyl-carrier-protein] reductase codes for MELKGKNAIVTGASLGIGSAIALDLAKNGANVAINYRKHSEEANAICAEIHKMGQRAVAVQADVASFKDAQAMVEKVAAEFGSVDILVNNAGVNRDAVIWKMTEEQWDECLAINLKGYFNYCRAVAPLMKEQGSGKIVNVTSINGMRGKFGQTNYSAAKAGIIGLTKALARELAKSNVNCNAIAPGLIETEMMAALPEDVKQKSLADIVLGRMGKPEEVAWLVTFLCSEKSRHITGECIKVDGGQYI; via the coding sequence ATGGAGCTCAAAGGAAAGAATGCAATTGTTACCGGAGCCAGTCTCGGTATCGGCAGCGCCATCGCGCTGGACCTGGCGAAAAATGGTGCCAACGTCGCCATCAACTACCGGAAGCACAGCGAAGAGGCCAACGCCATCTGTGCCGAAATCCATAAGATGGGGCAGAGGGCCGTAGCGGTCCAGGCCGACGTGGCCAGCTTCAAGGATGCCCAGGCGATGGTGGAGAAGGTGGCGGCCGAGTTCGGCAGTGTGGACATCCTGGTGAACAACGCCGGCGTCAACCGTGACGCCGTCATCTGGAAGATGACCGAGGAGCAGTGGGACGAGTGTCTCGCCATCAACCTGAAGGGGTATTTCAACTACTGCCGCGCCGTTGCCCCGCTGATGAAGGAGCAGGGGAGCGGCAAGATCGTCAACGTCACCTCCATCAACGGTATGCGCGGCAAGTTCGGCCAGACCAACTACTCCGCCGCCAAGGCCGGCATCATCGGCCTGACCAAGGCCCTTGCCCGCGAACTGGCCAAATCCAACGTCAACTGCAACGCCATCGCTCCCGGCCTGATCGAGACCGAAATGATGGCGGCCCTGCCGGAGGATGTGAAGCAGAAGTCCCTGGCCGATATCGTCCTCGGCCGCATGGGGAAGCCGGAAGAGGTTGCCTGGCTGGTCACCTTCCTCTGCTCCGAGAAGTCCCGCCACATCACCGGCGAGTGCATCAAGGTGGATGGCGGCCAGTACATCTGA
- a CDS encoding IclR family transcriptional regulator, whose translation MKTKNKTVPLIKSVDHAFELLEQFRGDAGELSLSELGRRLNLPKNNVFRLLATLESRRFIEHNTATGSYRLGLKAFHLSRMVARQMRLVSRARPTMEAMVRECNETVCLAVLREFSIVCLDAVECSQPVRVVPPIGIWLPAHCTAAGKAQLAHLPEERVEKFLSDHRLERSTPHTITSPARFRVHLQQVKRQGYAVNQEEMEAGVSCVGVPVRDYSSNVVGAVVLPGPITRFSGDRLNEILIPLAKRGAEEISSQLGYF comes from the coding sequence ATGAAGACAAAAAACAAAACGGTGCCGTTGATCAAATCGGTGGACCACGCCTTTGAGCTCCTGGAGCAGTTCCGGGGCGATGCCGGCGAACTGAGCCTGAGCGAGCTGGGAAGGCGCCTCAACCTTCCCAAGAACAACGTGTTCCGGCTCCTGGCCACCCTGGAATCCAGGAGATTCATTGAGCATAACACCGCCACCGGCAGCTACCGGCTCGGCCTCAAGGCCTTTCACCTCAGCCGGATGGTTGCCCGGCAGATGAGGCTCGTCAGCAGGGCGAGACCGACCATGGAGGCCATGGTCAGGGAATGCAACGAAACGGTCTGCCTGGCGGTATTGAGGGAATTTTCCATTGTCTGCCTCGATGCGGTGGAGTGCAGCCAGCCGGTACGGGTAGTACCCCCCATCGGCATCTGGCTTCCTGCCCACTGCACAGCCGCCGGAAAGGCACAGCTGGCGCACCTTCCTGAAGAAAGGGTGGAAAAGTTTCTGTCAGACCACCGGCTTGAGCGGAGCACCCCCCATACGATTACCTCCCCTGCACGCTTTCGGGTGCATCTCCAGCAGGTGAAGCGCCAGGGGTATGCCGTCAATCAGGAAGAGATGGAAGCGGGAGTCTCCTGCGTCGGGGTTCCTGTTCGAGATTACAGCTCCAATGTCGTCGGGGCGGTTGTTCTTCCGGGGCCGATCACCCGGTTCAGCGGCGACCGGCTTAACGAGATACTTATTCCGCTTGCGAAAAGGGGAGCGGAGGAAATTTCCAGCCAGCTCGGCTATTTTTGA